From Paenibacillus sp. PK3_47, the proteins below share one genomic window:
- a CDS encoding YjjG family noncanonical pyrimidine nucleotidase: MKYEVILFDADDTLFDYGMAEGQAFYNVFAHFGLPTGAEEYGASYKEINQALWSDLEQGKITSAALRVERFNRLFARHQLEYSPEEFSEAYLRFLGEGTYLIQGAAELCGQLTGCRLAIITNGIKDVQLSRIQGSPLCNTFEQIIISEEAGSQKPEAKIFEYAFRKLGIEDKSKVLIVGDSLTSDIRGGINFGIDTCWFNPLGKKNESGLQPTYEIRELSALLEIVR, encoded by the coding sequence ATGAAATACGAGGTTATTTTGTTTGATGCGGACGATACGCTGTTTGATTACGGTATGGCTGAAGGGCAGGCTTTTTACAATGTATTTGCCCATTTCGGGCTGCCTACGGGGGCTGAGGAGTACGGGGCGAGCTACAAGGAGATTAATCAGGCTTTGTGGAGTGACCTGGAGCAGGGAAAAATTACTTCCGCCGCGCTGCGGGTGGAGCGGTTTAACCGTCTGTTCGCACGCCACCAGCTGGAGTACAGCCCTGAGGAATTCAGCGAAGCTTACTTGCGTTTTTTGGGAGAAGGGACGTATCTGATTCAAGGGGCGGCAGAGCTGTGCGGGCAGCTTACCGGCTGCAGGCTGGCGATCATTACGAACGGGATCAAGGATGTGCAGCTGTCCAGAATCCAGGGCTCGCCGCTCTGTAACACTTTTGAACAGATTATTATTTCCGAGGAAGCGGGCAGCCAGAAGCCGGAGGCTAAGATTTTTGAGTATGCGTTCCGGAAGCTGGGGATTGAGGATAAGAGCAAGGTGCTGATCGTCGGCGACTCGCTGACCTCGGATATCCGGGGCGGGATCAACTTCGGCATAGATACGTGCTGGTTCAACCCGCTGGGTAAAAAGAATGAATCCGGGCTCCAACCGACCTATGAAATCCGTGAATTGTCTGCGCTGCTGGAGATTGTCCGTTAA
- a CDS encoding manganese-dependent inorganic pyrophosphatase yields the protein MEKTLVFGHKNPDTDTICSAIAYAALKKELGWDAEPVRLGEVNGETQYALDQFGVSAPRLVENVAGEAAQVILVDHNERQQSANDIDQVRVVEVIDHHRIANFETAHPLYYRAEPVGCTATILNKLYKENGVTIPKEIAGLMLSAIISDSLLFKSPTCTEQDVAAAHELAEIAGVNAEEYGLSMLKAGADLSDKSIAQLISLDAKEFTMGAYKVEIAQVNAVDVNDVLSKQAEIETALNVIINEKELDLFLFVVTDILNNDSVGLALGRIAGAVETAYNVKLEDNKALLRGVVSRKSQIVPVLTETISKL from the coding sequence ATGGAAAAAACACTGGTCTTTGGACACAAAAATCCGGATACGGATACCATTTGTTCAGCAATTGCTTATGCCGCACTGAAGAAGGAACTGGGCTGGGATGCCGAGCCTGTCCGTCTGGGAGAAGTTAACGGTGAGACACAGTATGCCCTCGACCAATTCGGAGTTTCTGCACCCCGTCTGGTAGAAAATGTTGCAGGCGAAGCGGCACAGGTTATTCTGGTTGACCACAACGAGCGCCAGCAAAGCGCAAACGATATCGATCAGGTGCGTGTTGTTGAAGTAATCGACCACCACCGGATTGCCAACTTTGAAACTGCACATCCGCTGTACTACCGTGCCGAGCCGGTGGGCTGCACAGCGACAATCCTGAACAAGCTGTACAAAGAAAACGGAGTAACGATTCCCAAGGAAATCGCCGGCCTGATGCTGTCCGCTATCATTTCCGACTCCCTGCTGTTCAAATCCCCTACCTGCACAGAGCAGGATGTGGCGGCTGCACATGAGCTGGCTGAAATCGCCGGTGTGAATGCAGAAGAGTACGGCCTGTCCATGCTCAAAGCCGGTGCAGACCTGAGCGACAAGAGCATTGCCCAGCTGATCTCCCTGGATGCCAAGGAATTCACTATGGGTGCCTACAAGGTAGAAATTGCCCAGGTTAATGCTGTGGATGTCAATGATGTCCTCTCCAAGCAGGCGGAGATTGAAACTGCGCTGAACGTGATTATTAATGAAAAAGAACTGGATCTTTTCCTGTTCGTAGTAACAGATATCCTGAACAACGATTCCGTAGGTCTGGCGCTGGGCCGCATTGCCGGTGCAGTAGAGACGGCTTACAATGTGAAGCTGGAAGACAACAAAGCCCTTCTCAGAGGCGTTGTATCCCGCAAATCACAAATCGTACCTGTGCTTACCGAGACGATTTCCAAGCTGTAA
- a CDS encoding pirin-like bicupin family protein — protein sequence MIQIYPAEAAHRFDHGWLKGSHVFSFGEYYDPGNTAFGPMRVCNDDTIAPGKGFGAHPHSDMEIVSIVLSGRLRHEDNLGNVAETTFGGIQRMSAGTGAIHTEHNPSDTEPVRLLQLWFMPLARGTVPSYATGRFDPAKLEGELLPVVSVARSESVVDIAQDMTIYLGRAAAGQELSFSQEPGRRVFIYGIEGKLSLQGEQLLNPGDSARIEGISELALAAEEDAFVMVIDLP from the coding sequence GTGATTCAAATCTATCCGGCGGAAGCCGCTCACCGTTTTGACCACGGCTGGCTGAAAGGCAGCCATGTCTTCTCGTTTGGTGAATATTATGACCCCGGGAATACTGCATTTGGGCCTATGCGTGTCTGTAACGACGACACCATCGCTCCGGGCAAAGGCTTTGGCGCCCACCCGCACAGCGATATGGAGATTGTCTCCATCGTGCTCTCCGGCAGGCTGCGCCATGAGGATAATCTGGGCAATGTGGCGGAGACAACCTTCGGCGGGATTCAGAGAATGTCTGCAGGAACAGGAGCTATTCATACCGAACATAATCCGTCCGATACGGAACCTGTACGGCTGCTGCAGCTGTGGTTTATGCCGCTGGCCCGCGGAACGGTTCCGTCTTATGCTACGGGACGTTTTGATCCCGCGAAGCTGGAGGGGGAGCTGCTGCCCGTAGTGTCCGTGGCACGTTCGGAGAGCGTCGTGGATATCGCTCAGGATATGACTATCTATCTAGGCCGTGCCGCGGCCGGGCAGGAGCTGTCTTTCAGCCAGGAGCCTGGACGGCGCGTGTTCATATATGGTATTGAGGGCAAGCTCAGCCTGCAGGGTGAGCAGCTTCTGAATCCGGGGGATTCTGCACGGATTGAAGGCATCAGTGAACTGGCGCTGGCGGCTGAAGAGGATGCCTTTGTCATGGTCATTGATTTGCCTTGA
- a CDS encoding ring-cleaving dioxygenase — MSLTLKGLHHVSAITAKAPENFRFYTEVLGLRLIKKTVNQDDISVYHLFYGDEVGNPGTELTFFELPNAGRNRDGNNSISALSLRVPDDKSLDYWKQRFSSLSVEHDEIVSRGGRLTLAFRDHEGQRFILVSDEHNEGVAAGRPWAKSPVPQEYGITGLGPAHLTVEASEHTALVLEKVLGFSRKSTYPSLTPGQPDVIVFETGEGGSGAEVHLEERTDLPGQRLGRGGVHHVAFRVDNEEELKQWVEHIRSAQLPNSGFVDRFYFRSLYFREPNGILFELATDGPGFATDEPLAHLGESLALPPFLESKRAQIEAHLKPLDTRQ, encoded by the coding sequence ATGAGTTTAACATTAAAAGGGCTTCACCACGTATCCGCAATTACCGCCAAGGCGCCGGAAAATTTCAGATTCTATACCGAAGTGCTCGGCCTGCGCCTGATTAAAAAAACAGTCAACCAGGACGATATCTCGGTCTACCATTTATTCTACGGTGATGAGGTTGGCAATCCGGGGACTGAGCTGACCTTCTTCGAGCTTCCGAATGCAGGGCGCAACCGTGACGGCAACAACAGCATTTCCGCACTCTCCCTGCGCGTTCCGGATGACAAATCACTGGATTACTGGAAACAGCGGTTCAGCAGCCTGAGCGTTGAGCACGATGAAATTGTAAGCCGCGGCGGGCGTCTTACCCTGGCATTCCGCGACCATGAAGGGCAGCGGTTCATTCTCGTATCAGACGAGCACAATGAGGGCGTGGCCGCAGGCCGTCCCTGGGCCAAAAGCCCGGTTCCGCAGGAATACGGCATTACCGGCCTCGGTCCCGCGCATCTGACTGTTGAAGCGTCAGAGCACACCGCGCTGGTGCTGGAGAAGGTCCTCGGCTTCAGCCGCAAGAGCACCTATCCTTCCCTGACCCCCGGTCAGCCGGATGTCATCGTATTTGAAACCGGAGAAGGCGGTTCCGGTGCGGAGGTGCATCTGGAAGAGCGCACAGATCTCCCGGGGCAGCGCCTTGGACGCGGCGGCGTCCATCATGTAGCCTTCCGGGTGGATAACGAAGAGGAGCTGAAGCAGTGGGTCGAGCACATCCGCTCCGCACAGCTGCCGAACTCCGGGTTCGTTGACCGGTTCTACTTCCGTTCCCTCTATTTCCGTGAGCCGAACGGCATTTTGTTCGAGCTGGCTACTGACGGGCCGGGCTTTGCTACAGACGAACCGCTTGCGCATCTCGGCGAATCGCTTGCCCTGCCGCCGTTCCTCGAATCAAAGCGCGCACAGATTGAAGCTCACCTCAAGCCGCTGGATACCCGGCAATAA
- a CDS encoding copper amine oxidase N-terminal domain-containing protein, translating to MNKKWLIAAIAAGMTVTGSAGVYAGAKLDEIKAYLNRSIGVVVDGNPYWLRDGNGKTLSPITYQGLTYLPVRSIADALDVPITYDAANYKVRIGTGADSVSTPGDSGSNTGGNSSTPAPVETTIRPVNLPKDFPIPADAVIATTLDTDANGVKKAAFSYSTQESLETMGFVYNEYARIKRLDNASQAVSSTTVKISGRLGGTSPVSITGKPSTARPGFNIFTVTWSES from the coding sequence ATGAACAAAAAATGGCTTATTGCCGCCATAGCGGCAGGCATGACTGTAACCGGCTCGGCCGGTGTGTATGCGGGTGCGAAGCTGGATGAGATCAAGGCGTATTTGAACCGCAGCATCGGCGTGGTGGTGGATGGAAATCCCTACTGGCTGAGGGACGGTAACGGTAAAACCTTATCTCCAATCACTTACCAGGGCCTGACGTATCTGCCGGTGCGCTCCATCGCGGATGCCCTGGATGTGCCTATCACCTATGATGCTGCAAATTATAAGGTGCGGATTGGTACTGGGGCTGATTCGGTATCCACACCGGGTGATTCGGGCAGTAATACAGGCGGTAATTCAAGTACCCCTGCTCCCGTGGAAACGACAATACGGCCGGTAAATTTGCCTAAGGACTTCCCGATTCCGGCAGATGCGGTGATTGCGACTACGCTGGATACAGATGCTAACGGTGTGAAAAAAGCGGCTTTCTCCTATTCTACCCAGGAATCGCTGGAAACGATGGGGTTTGTGTACAATGAGTATGCGAGGATTAAACGGCTGGATAATGCATCCCAGGCCGTCAGCTCTACAACTGTAAAAATCAGCGGCAGACTTGGCGGCACCAGTCCGGTGTCCATAACAGGCAAGCCTTCAACGGCCCGGCCGGGCTTCAACATCTTCACAGTAACCTGGTCGGAGAGCTAA
- a CDS encoding slipin family protein gives MFNKITVAADERGLLFKRGSYDKYLVPGTYWLNRFAEQEVHKFHLSEPFVVPGKVLAVFLQDEELVRDLEIVNVADHEVVLHYVDGRFSSLLPPGQHAFWNKLSKHSFLRIDSRQPEIAPEIDRSVLARIPYYTQSFEVAAHETGILYYNNVLQRELPPGKYDFWKGPVKVVVKTVDLRQQQIDMTGQEMLTEDKVSLRLNFVCRYSIVDPQRVLGIKSVEDHIYISLQLVLREYVGSLKLDDLLRMKQEVGAFVLSRLQEQSDAYGVQFHSAGVKDIILPGEIKDILNTVLLAEKKAQANLITRREETASTRSLLNTAKLMDENKTLYRLKELEFLEKISERIGSVSLTGGGTLAERLGQLLIPDGGGKQ, from the coding sequence ATGTTCAATAAAATAACGGTGGCTGCCGATGAACGCGGGCTTTTGTTCAAACGGGGCAGCTATGATAAATATTTGGTGCCGGGTACATACTGGTTGAACCGTTTTGCAGAACAAGAGGTGCACAAATTCCACTTAAGCGAGCCTTTTGTTGTACCGGGAAAGGTGCTGGCGGTATTTTTGCAGGATGAGGAACTGGTGCGTGACCTGGAGATTGTGAATGTGGCAGATCATGAAGTTGTACTGCATTACGTGGACGGCAGGTTTAGCAGTCTTCTTCCTCCCGGGCAGCATGCGTTCTGGAATAAACTGAGCAAACATTCCTTTCTGCGGATCGACAGCCGCCAGCCGGAAATTGCCCCGGAGATCGATCGGTCGGTCTTGGCGCGTATTCCCTATTACACACAGAGCTTTGAGGTTGCCGCCCATGAGACAGGTATCCTCTATTACAATAATGTACTGCAGCGCGAGCTGCCTCCCGGCAAATATGATTTCTGGAAAGGTCCGGTCAAAGTGGTTGTGAAGACGGTGGATCTGCGGCAGCAGCAGATAGATATGACAGGCCAGGAAATGCTTACAGAGGATAAAGTCAGCCTGAGACTAAATTTCGTCTGCCGGTACTCTATTGTTGACCCGCAGCGGGTACTTGGTATCAAATCCGTTGAGGATCACATTTATATCAGTCTGCAGCTGGTACTCAGGGAGTATGTCGGCAGCCTGAAGCTGGATGATCTGCTGCGGATGAAGCAGGAGGTCGGGGCTTTTGTGCTCTCCAGGCTGCAGGAGCAGAGCGATGCTTACGGTGTACAGTTCCACTCCGCCGGGGTGAAGGATATTATTCTTCCAGGAGAGATCAAGGATATCCTCAATACCGTACTGCTGGCCGAGAAAAAGGCGCAGGCGAACCTGATCACCCGGCGTGAAGAAACCGCGTCTACCCGCAGCCTGCTGAACACGGCGAAGCTGATGGACGAGAACAAAACGCTGTACCGCCTGAAAGAGCTGGAGTTTCTGGAGAAAATCAGCGAGCGGATCGGCAGTGTCTCTCTGACCGGCGGCGGTACGCTTGCAGAACGGCTTGGTCAGCTGCTGATCCCTGACGGGGGCGGCAAGCAGTAG
- a CDS encoding peptidylprolyl isomerase, with product MKLTRRNPFTLLLLTVLLVIVAGCGNKPAANNEAAGNSNAVNAEASAAPQNNAAGAAEGVPSETASHPVVTIEMDNGGIIKAELYPEVAPNTVNNFISLIQKGFYDGTIFHRVIPGFMIQGGDPDGTGMGGPDYSIAGEFSGNGFTNNLLHTEGVLSMARSQDMNSGGSQFFIMAADYPSLDGSYASFGKVTEGMDVVQAIVSLPRDSNDRPEEPPVMTKVTVDTLGVTYPEPEKVQ from the coding sequence GTGAAGCTTACCAGAAGAAATCCGTTCACACTGCTGCTGTTGACCGTGCTGCTGGTCATCGTGGCAGGCTGCGGCAACAAGCCGGCGGCCAATAATGAAGCAGCGGGTAACAGCAATGCAGTGAATGCTGAAGCCAGTGCTGCCCCGCAGAATAATGCAGCCGGTGCTGCCGAAGGCGTACCGTCGGAAACGGCCAGCCACCCGGTGGTAACCATTGAAATGGACAACGGCGGAATCATCAAGGCTGAGCTCTACCCTGAAGTGGCGCCCAACACCGTCAATAACTTCATTTCCCTGATCCAAAAGGGTTTTTATGACGGAACGATCTTCCACCGGGTCATTCCCGGCTTTATGATCCAGGGCGGTGACCCTGACGGCACAGGCATGGGCGGTCCGGACTACAGCATTGCCGGTGAGTTCTCCGGCAACGGGTTCACCAACAATCTGCTGCACACCGAGGGAGTGCTGTCTATGGCAAGATCCCAGGACATGAACTCCGGGGGCTCCCAGTTCTTCATCATGGCAGCTGATTACCCGAGCCTGGACGGAAGCTATGCTTCATTCGGCAAAGTAACGGAAGGCATGGATGTCGTACAGGCTATTGTAAGCCTGCCGCGGGACAGCAACGACCGTCCGGAAGAACCGCCGGTGATGACCAAAGTCACCGTAGATACGCTTGGTGTCACCTATCCGGAGCCGGAAAAGGTGCAATAA
- a CDS encoding DUF898 family protein produces the protein MNTAFAYESRESYFDGKLIEYIGWCLAGWLVTVCTLGICYPWSVVMIYRWKVEHMVVEGRRLRFEGTAVSLFGQWVKWFVLSIITLGIYSFWVKIKLEEWKAKNTFFQ, from the coding sequence ATGAACACCGCATTTGCTTATGAGAGCAGGGAGTCTTATTTTGACGGCAAGCTGATAGAGTATATCGGCTGGTGTCTGGCAGGCTGGCTCGTGACGGTATGCACCCTCGGGATCTGCTATCCATGGTCTGTAGTCATGATCTACCGCTGGAAAGTGGAGCATATGGTGGTGGAGGGCCGGCGGCTGCGGTTTGAGGGTACGGCTGTCAGCCTGTTCGGACAGTGGGTTAAATGGTTTGTGCTGTCCATCATTACGCTCGGCATTTACAGCTTCTGGGTGAAAATCAAGCTGGAGGAGTGGAAGGCCAAGAACACCTTTTTTCAATAA
- a CDS encoding Glu/Leu/Phe/Val dehydrogenase: MELFAAMERDDYEELLFCQDRASGLKAIIAIHDTTLGPALGGTRMWTYASEEEAIVDALRLAKGMTYKNAVAGLNLGGGKTVIIGNPKKDKNEAMFRAFGRYIQGLNGRYITAEDVGTTEEDMDIIHQETDYVTGISATYGSSGNPSPATAFGVYQGMKAAAKAAFGTDSLAGRTVAVQGVGNVSFTLCKYLHEEGARLIVTDINKDAVGRAVEAYGAKAVDPSDILSVDCDIYAPCALGATLNDDSLPLLKAKVVAGAANNQLKEPRHGNILHEMGIVYAPDYVINAGGVINIADELNGYNKERAFKQIAKIYDSITRVLEISQAKGIPAYAAADRLAEERIALLRSSRSTFLQNGRHALSRR; this comes from the coding sequence ATGGAATTGTTTGCAGCAATGGAGCGGGATGATTACGAAGAGCTGTTGTTTTGTCAGGATAGAGCATCTGGCCTGAAGGCCATTATCGCGATTCATGACACGACCCTGGGGCCAGCTCTGGGCGGAACCAGAATGTGGACTTATGCTTCCGAAGAAGAAGCCATTGTGGATGCGCTTCGTCTGGCCAAAGGGATGACTTACAAGAATGCGGTGGCCGGACTAAATCTGGGCGGCGGTAAGACGGTCATTATCGGCAATCCCAAAAAAGACAAAAATGAAGCAATGTTCCGCGCCTTTGGCAGATACATACAAGGACTAAACGGCCGCTATATTACAGCCGAAGATGTAGGAACTACAGAAGAAGACATGGATATCATCCATCAGGAAACCGATTATGTGACCGGAATTTCGGCAACGTACGGTTCCTCCGGCAATCCTTCACCGGCTACTGCCTTCGGGGTATACCAGGGGATGAAGGCGGCTGCCAAGGCTGCCTTTGGCACGGATTCGCTGGCAGGCAGGACAGTGGCTGTCCAGGGTGTAGGGAATGTCTCCTTTACGCTGTGCAAATATCTTCACGAAGAAGGTGCCCGGCTGATTGTAACAGATATCAATAAGGATGCCGTGGGACGCGCAGTGGAAGCCTACGGCGCCAAAGCTGTAGATCCTTCCGATATCCTTAGTGTGGACTGTGATATATATGCGCCGTGCGCACTCGGAGCCACGCTGAACGATGATTCCCTGCCGCTGCTTAAGGCAAAGGTTGTAGCCGGTGCGGCCAACAATCAGCTGAAGGAGCCGCGTCACGGCAACATCCTCCATGAGATGGGGATTGTCTACGCTCCGGATTATGTAATTAATGCCGGCGGTGTAATCAACATTGCCGATGAGCTGAACGGCTACAACAAAGAACGTGCCTTCAAGCAGATCGCCAAGATTTATGACAGCATTACCCGTGTGCTGGAGATTTCGCAGGCTAAGGGAATCCCGGCCTATGCTGCGGCAGACCGGCTGGCAGAGGAGCGGATTGCCCTGCTGCGCAGCAGCCGCAGCACCTTTCTGCAGAACGGACGGCATGCGCTCAGCAGAAGATAA
- a CDS encoding AAC(3) family N-acetyltransferase gives MHTAESLKEQLAEMGIDPRGTLLVHSSLKSIGEVQGGADTVLDVLADYMKDGLLVLPTHTWSYINAENPRFSVLESPSCVGILPELFRRREGVIRSWHPTHSVAALGTDAGDFTAGDERWDTPCARGSVYGKLLDRKADIMLLGVDLRRNTFIHGIEEWVDIPGRMTDDHEQLYTVTPAGEEISVPSRRHCGLSWSQHFWKVEQVLEDGGALRRGSFGDAAVMICGTGETTEIISRMLADNPDLFSDNEPLTGEAVPEPLPPTSREKPEYGR, from the coding sequence ATACATACTGCAGAAAGTTTAAAGGAGCAGCTGGCGGAAATGGGAATTGACCCGCGGGGGACGTTACTGGTCCATTCCTCTTTAAAAAGCATCGGCGAAGTGCAGGGCGGTGCGGATACGGTGCTGGATGTGCTGGCGGACTATATGAAGGACGGACTGCTGGTGCTGCCCACGCATACCTGGTCCTATATTAACGCTGAGAACCCGCGGTTTTCCGTATTGGAGTCGCCTTCCTGTGTCGGCATCCTGCCGGAGCTGTTCCGCAGGCGTGAAGGGGTGATCCGCTCCTGGCATCCGACCCATTCCGTGGCCGCTCTGGGCACAGATGCCGGGGACTTTACCGCCGGAGATGAACGCTGGGACACACCCTGTGCACGGGGATCAGTGTATGGAAAGCTGCTTGACCGCAAAGCGGACATTATGCTGCTCGGTGTGGATCTGCGGCGCAATACCTTTATTCACGGCATAGAAGAATGGGTGGATATTCCCGGCAGAATGACGGATGATCATGAACAGCTCTACACCGTGACTCCAGCAGGAGAGGAAATTTCCGTGCCTTCGCGGAGGCATTGCGGGCTGTCATGGTCGCAGCATTTTTGGAAGGTGGAACAGGTGCTTGAGGACGGGGGGGCCTTGAGAAGAGGAAGCTTCGGAGATGCGGCTGTGATGATCTGCGGCACTGGGGAAACGACGGAGATCATAAGCAGGATGCTGGCGGATAACCCGGATCTGTTCTCGGATAACGAACCGCTGACAGGCGAAGCTGTACCTGAGCCGCTGCCGCCGACATCGCGGGAGAAGCCGGAGTATGGCCGGTAA
- a CDS encoding RtcB family protein translates to MNRNSKFHGANHYELELPHGALHVFANEEIYESFEDKVFEMADNNLRIPRNKYMGYTPDAHVGVGTCIGTTAVWNMKDGMVSPSIVGVDIGCGMRVHTTPLHKSDLQDKSVRRKLIEAIEKYVPTNERINTNYADIDIMEVVRGGLNGLPEKYIPSPQWITHVEESNFRYDHAALEALPPKIRKNAHGQLGTLGSGNHFCEIQYLEIAEEQRELAARWGLFDGGVVVMIHSGSRAWGAMVGREHTKVIKEAMHLWGVSNPDPNLNYAPIASREGQTYLNLMYSALNFAVTNRHMIAFGVQEAFRELYGPQFEMPVLYDLMHNYALKEFHRGQPMLVHRKGATRALPPGHFLNTPVYKETGHPALIPGSMGTSSYIMLGREQGMKNFYSICHGAGRLRSRRATRLAVTVDEFSQSLRVGTDDEIIVNHRSLETILDECPQAYKDVDQIIDSITGAGLADVVAKCKPMAVIKGI, encoded by the coding sequence ATGAATCGTAACAGCAAATTTCACGGAGCCAATCATTATGAGCTGGAGCTTCCACACGGGGCGCTGCATGTGTTCGCGAATGAGGAGATTTATGAGTCTTTTGAAGACAAAGTGTTTGAAATGGCCGATAATAATTTGCGCATTCCCCGTAACAAATATATGGGCTACACACCGGATGCGCATGTCGGCGTAGGAACCTGCATCGGGACCACGGCTGTGTGGAACATGAAGGACGGAATGGTCTCCCCATCGATCGTCGGTGTCGATATCGGCTGCGGGATGCGGGTGCACACGACACCGCTGCACAAGTCGGATCTGCAGGATAAATCAGTCCGCCGTAAGCTGATCGAAGCAATCGAAAAATATGTGCCGACGAACGAGCGGATCAATACCAATTATGCGGACATCGATATCATGGAGGTTGTGCGCGGCGGGCTGAACGGGCTGCCGGAGAAATACATTCCTTCGCCGCAGTGGATCACGCATGTCGAGGAGAGCAATTTCCGCTATGACCATGCCGCGCTCGAAGCACTGCCGCCCAAAATTCGCAAAAATGCCCACGGACAGCTCGGAACACTTGGCAGCGGTAATCACTTCTGCGAGATACAGTACCTGGAGATTGCTGAGGAACAACGTGAGCTTGCCGCACGCTGGGGATTGTTCGACGGCGGGGTTGTCGTGATGATCCACTCGGGTTCTCGGGCCTGGGGGGCGATGGTCGGCCGGGAACACACGAAGGTCATTAAGGAAGCAATGCATCTCTGGGGTGTAAGCAATCCGGATCCTAACCTGAATTACGCGCCGATCGCCAGCCGTGAAGGGCAGACTTACTTGAATCTGATGTATTCCGCACTTAATTTCGCCGTGACTAACCGGCACATGATTGCGTTCGGGGTGCAGGAAGCTTTCCGTGAGCTGTACGGGCCGCAGTTTGAAATGCCGGTGCTGTATGACCTGATGCATAACTATGCGTTAAAAGAATTCCACCGCGGCCAGCCGATGCTGGTGCACCGTAAGGGAGCTACGCGGGCGCTGCCGCCGGGGCATTTTCTCAATACACCGGTGTATAAGGAAACAGGCCATCCGGCGCTGATCCCCGGCTCCATGGGAACCTCCTCATACATCATGCTGGGCCGCGAGCAGGGGATGAAGAACTTTTATTCCATCTGCCACGGCGCCGGACGGCTGCGTTCCCGGAGAGCTACACGGCTTGCAGTAACAGTGGATGAATTCAGCCAGTCGCTGCGCGTAGGCACGGACGATGAGATCATCGTCAACCACCGCTCCCTGGAGACGATTCTGGATGAATGTCCGCAGGCGTATAAGGACGTGGATCAGATTATCGACAGCATCACTGGAGCGGGGCTTGCCGATGTGGTGGCCAAATGCAAACCGATGGCAGTGATCAAAGGAATTTAA